The following are from one region of the Aspergillus chevalieri M1 DNA, chromosome 1, nearly complete sequence genome:
- a CDS encoding putative Sin3 complex subunit (Stb2) (COG:S;~EggNog:ENOG410PJ9C;~InterPro:IPR038919) — protein MPPPTATQNGAPTAPPTVTPRESIKSTVSPKHIPSYSNGDSDAPLPPLHNHQRIVFTDPVALRYLEEDPSTTVLHRRMTLQGYEVYVVEQWACSRIHPTFVITTYTGDPSHTVVVGILSVPTDESTWSPRLKLYFSAVTKCHARRIETPLGALMVTDLSTFPSALTVIPVPDGDFKKHRDDFIVNEDLKRLGCAGRAGLRLQQPPPATEAKFHQLYRTSERVALYSAVMELVKQCQMALMMFDKLAPEYVDGLLCDVTETAINDWWTDIGIDLYNIEPNDGVMGPTTVAALLGTLLGARNRLHALGAPVGKDAFDIHNLKRGVGRFQKSQKMKKTRRLDRQTLDKLHRVTAKAANAEGWTDAVKSTMAELSGQGGEMVMGMVRGRDKAGIADIETLDIDNFPHLVTGERAKWLWRGKPRKSGVNDGFSSGPPASDMMFTTDDHGRYIWTTRRRHSNEDLATDRSFPASEHSMKTPEQIGVPDEKDQNLSKMVFKGVSDKVSDARIGFGRFKDAVGLPGLRSHHHRLTREGTDFAGDAAYLPPIDSETEASEVQKTAVDGIQLEDTARYEEEQAESSLPRKSVELKPPEITVEPVASTPRLDSPVKPPDDDGQTLMPFRTRSSDASDDRGQQIPRQALMTLRRPQSCTDLRTEDDFRHKDNYFPRHLSFSTVEEVILGWESVGGKQSVKDKPNATFEEAISQEDTRASDARIFCSRVLDLDQNTVPWVERQVDSVDELNRILYNRHEDINAAYLEHHGYFQQTRDKSSDVLTDEHMYLADYMKRVELQGAKLDYELNVLGSKVEEVESGVEEFERHIIEMEARVKTLIQGEEEKQSNSWFSWFGRLTGFATQ, from the coding sequence ATGCCGCCACCAACTGCTACGCAGAACGGTGCGCCAACCGCACCTCCTACAGTGACCCCTCGCGAGTCCATCAAATCGACCGTCAGTCCCAAGCACATTCCGTCTTATTCCAATGGGGACTCTGATGCGCCGCTGCCACCATTGCACAATCATCAGCGAATCGTCTTTACTGATCCGGTCGCCCTCCGTTACCTTGAAGAAGACCCTTCGACGACCGTACTGCACCGGCGGATGACATTGCAAGGTTATGAAGTTTACGTTGTGGAACAATGGGCGTGTTCGAGGATTCATCCGACATTCGTTATCACAACCTATACGGGAGACCCTTCGCATACGGTCGTGGTGGGAATACTAAGTGTCCCAACGGATGAGTCGACATGGTCTCCTCGTCTAAAGCTATATTTCAGTGCCGTGACCAAATGTCATGCGCGAAGAATAGAGACGCCACTAGGAGCTCTCATGGTTACCGACCTGAGTACCTTCCCGTCTGCCCTCACGGTGATTCCCGTACCGGATGGGGATTTCAAGAAGCATCGAGATGATTTTATTGTCAATGAGGATTTGAAACGGTTAGGCTGTGCAGGGCGCGCAGGCCTGAGATTACAACAACCGCCTCCAGCGACTGAGGCGAAGTTCCACCAACTTTACCGGACGAGTGAAAGAGTGGCTCTTTACAGCGCGGTCATGGAACTGGTCAAGCAGTGCCAGATGGCGTTGATGATGTTTGACAAATTGGCTCCAGAGTATGTGGATGGCCTACTCTGCGACGTGACTGAAACAGCGATTAATGACTGGTGGACCGACATCGGAATTGATCTGTATAATATTGAACCTAATGATGGAGTCATGGGGCCAACCACTGTGGCCGCTTTGCTAGGCACATTACTAGGTGCCCGGAATCGGCTTCACGCTCTTGGTGCACCGGTCGGAAAGGATGCTTTTGATATTCATAACCTTAAGCGAGGAGTTGGACGATTTCAAAAATCAcaaaagatgaagaaaacaaggaGGTTGGACCGACAAACCTTGGACAAATTACATCGCGTCACGGCCAAGGCAGCAAACGCAGAGGGATGGACTGACGCTGTCAAGTCAACTATGGCAGAGTTGAGCGGACAAGGAGGGGAGATGGTCATGGGCATGGTGCGAGGACGCGACAAGGCTGGTATTGCTGATATTGAAACACTCGATATTGACAACTTCCCGCATTTGGTCACAGGTGAAAGAGCCAAATGGTTATGGCGAGGGAAACCGCGCAAGAGTGGTGTTAATGATGGATTTTCAAGTGGTCCGCCAGCATCGGACATGATGTTCACAACAGATGACCATGGTCGTTATATCTGGACGACTCGCAGGCGACATTCAAATGAAGATCTCGCGACGGATCGCTCTTTTCCAGCATCGGAGCATTCAATGAAAACGCCTGAACAGATAGGCGTTCCGGACGAGAAGGATCAGAATCTAAGTAAGATGGTCTTCAAGGGTGTCAGCGACAAGGTCTCGGATGCGCGAATAGGTTTCGGCCGGTTCAAGGATGCCGTGGGATTACCAGGCCTTCGCTCGCATCACCACCGGTTGACAAGGGAGGGAACTGACTTCGCTGGCGATGCTGCCTATCTTCCTCCGATAGACAGCGAGACCGAAGCATCCGAAGTGCAGAAGACAGCCGTCGACGGGATTCAACTCGAGGACACAGCTCGTTacgaagaagagcaagccGAATCATCACTTCCGCGAAAGTCGGTCGAACTCAAACCTCCAGAGATCACCGTTGAACCAGTCGCGTCAACCCCGAGATTAGACTCACCAGTGAAACCtccggatgatgatggacaGACCTTGATGCCTTTTAGAACGCGATCTAGTGATGCCTCGGATGATAGAGGCCAGCAGATACCCCGACAAGCGCTCATGACCCTACGGCGGCCCCAAAGTTGTACCGATCTTAGAACGGAGGACGATTTCAGACATAAGGACAACTATTTCCCCCGACATCTGTCATTCAGCACTGTTGAGGAGGTTATCCTCGGCTGGGAAAGCGTGGGAGGTAAGCAGTCCGTGAAAGACAAACCCAACGCCACCTTCGAAGAAGCGATTTCTCAGGAAGACACACGTGCATCTGATGCACGGATATTCTGCTCCAGAGTCTTGGACCTAGATCAAAACACCGTCCCTTGGGTCGAAAGACAAGTTGACTCTGTGGACGAACTGAACCGAATACTTTACAACCGTCATGAAGATATCAATGCAGCTTATTTGGAGCACCATGGCTATTTCCAGCAAACCCGGGACAAGTCTAGTGACGTCCTTACGGATGAGCACATGTATCTTGCGGATTACATGAAGAGAGTGGAGCTCCAGGGTGCCAAACTCGACTATGAGCTGAACGTCCTTGGGTCCAAGGTCGAGGAAGTGGAATCCGGCGTTGAGGAATTTGAACGGCATATCATTGAGATGGAGGCGCGAGTAAAGACACTAATTCAaggcgaggaagagaaaCAGAGCAATTCATGGTTCTCATGGTTCGGTAGACTGACTGGGTTCGCAACGCAATGA
- the TIM10 gene encoding Tim10/DDP family zinc finger protein (COG:U;~EggNog:ENOG410PS46;~InterPro:IPR004217,IPR035427,IPR027100;~PFAM:PF02953;~go_component: GO:0042719 - mitochondrial intermembrane space protein transporter complex [Evidence IEA];~go_process: GO:0045039 - protein insertion into mitochondrial inner membrane [Evidence IEA]), translated as MSFLFGGAPKMSSAEKIAAAETEVEMVTDMFNRLTESCTKKCIPNDYREGELNKGESVCLDRCVGKFFDVNIKVSEKMQGDAAGRQGGMGLGM; from the exons ATGTCTTTCCTCTTCGGTGGTGCCCCCAAGATGTCCTCGGCAGAGAAGATTGCTGCCGCAGAGACCGAAGTCGAGATGGTCACGGACATGTTCAACCG TCTCACCGAATCCTGCACAAAGAAATGTATCCCCAACGACTACCGCGAAGGCGAGCTGAACAAGGGCGAGTCCGTCTGCCTCGACCGCTGCGTCGGCAAGTTCTTCGACGTCAACATCAAGGTCAGCGAGAAGATGCAGGGTGATGCCGCTGGCAGACAGGGCGGCATGGGTCTTGGAATGTAA
- a CDS encoding putative lysyl-tRNA synthetase (COG:J;~EggNog:ENOG410PFJ1;~InterPro:IPR006195,IPR018149,IPR044136,IPR004365, IPR004364,IPR012340,IPR002313;~PFAM:PF01336,PF00152;~go_component: GO:0005737 - cytoplasm [Evidence IEA];~go_function: GO:0000166 - nucleotide binding [Evidence IEA];~go_function: GO:0003676 - nucleic acid binding [Evidence IEA];~go_function: GO:0004812 - aminoacyl-tRNA ligase activity [Evidence IEA];~go_function: GO:0004824 - lysine-tRNA ligase activity [Evidence IEA];~go_function: GO:0005524 - ATP binding [Evidence IEA];~go_process: GO:0006418 - tRNA aminoacylation for protein translation [Evidence IEA];~go_process: GO:0006430 - lysyl-tRNA aminoacylation [Evidence IEA]), with translation MHSIRPRWGSSSAGLSSVLHASCLRPLRTFPSTKLLNGRIRNSSSNSTTTASPERAFKERLQEIQNACPDPYPRLAPDSRSVSCSEFRSRYSHLANNQTVEEDSVVVHGRIRTYRLAGNKLIFFDVVQDGQKVQVMCNKRRLETASPEEFKRFYRLLRRGDAFSITGIPHRTGRGELTVVATELPQLLSPCLHDVPLDAKSHENSPYARHVQFLADPSTADIIRARSAIIQYLRQFFLDRSFMEVSTPIIGSVAGGAVARPFYTNATEFPERRLSLRIAPELWLKRMVVGGFDRVFEIGPSFRNEGLDKTHNPEFTTCEFYHAYANLEDLMSTTENLLSGMANHIHKLNSNGTLKPTEVDFTTPFHRIDFITGIEEKINRKLPNLSSPDALSQTTALFHDLSLSLPENPTLPRLLDALCSTYVEPDCTNPTFIINPPECLSPLSKSFTHPTTNQRVAARGELFIEGREMVNTYEEENSPFEQRRKFEEQARYSKAAEAEGEGEIDETYLETMEWGLPATGGWGCGVDRLVMLFTGAKRIGDVLTFGNLRVVTRRPGGAVPGGASEA, from the exons ATGCATTCGATTCGCCCTCGTTGGGGTTCATCAAG TGCAGGCTTGTCGTCGGTCCTTCATGCCAGCTGTCTTCGTCCCTTGAGGACATTCCCAAGTACTAAACTCCTTAATGGAAGGATAAGGaatagcagcagcaacagcacaaCAACTGCATCCCCAGAACGAGCGTTTAAAGAACGCCTTCAAGAAATCCAAAATGCCTGTCCTGACCCGTATCCCCGTCTAGCACCAGACTCTCGCTCGGTGAGCTGTTCAGAGTTCCGTTCTCGATACAGCCACCTCGCAAATAACCAAACAGTAGAAGAAGACAGCGTTGTTGTTCATG GTAGGATCCGCACGTATAGACTTGCGGGGAACAAATTGATATTCTTCGATGTTGTTCAAGATGGACAAAAAGTTCAAGTTATGTGCAATAAGCGTCGGTTGGAGACGGCGAGCCCCGAAGAGTTTAAGAGGTTTTATCGTCTGCTAAGGCGGGGTGATGCTTTCT CCATAACAGGTATACCCCATCGGACAGGACGAGGAGAATTGACCGTGGTTGCAACGGAACTGCCTCAGTTGCTATCCCCTTGTCTTCACGACGTACCGCTGGACGCCAAAAGCCACGAAAATTCTCCCTATGCTCGCCATGTTCAGTTCCTTGCAGACCCCAGCACGGCGGATATCATCAGAGCGCGGTCCGCTATCATCCAGTACCTTCGTCAGTTCTTCCTCGACCGGTCTTTCATGGAAGTCAGTACTCCAATTATTGGCTCGGTTGCAGGCGGTGCTGTCGCCCGTCCTTTCTATACGAATGCTACGGAGTTTCCTGAACGGCGATTATCTCTCAGAATTGCGCCGGAGCTGTGGCTGAAGCGGATGGTCGTGGGAGGGTTTGATCGGGTATTTGAGATTGGCCCTTCGTTCCGAAATGAGG GACTCGACAAAACGCACAACCCCGAGTTCACAACATGCGAATTCTACCACGCCTACGCCAACCTGGAAGACCTCATGTCAACAACCGAGAACCTTCTCTCCGGCATGGCAAACCACATCCACAAACTCAACTCAAACGGCACCCTAAAACCAACAGAAGTCGACTTTACAACCCCCTTCCACCGAATCGACTTCATAACTGGCATCGAAGAGAAAATCAATCGCAAACTCCCCAACCTCTCCTCCCCAGATGCCCTCTCCCAAACAACCGCCCTCTTCCACGACCTCTCCCTTTCCCTCCCCGAAAACCCAACTCTTCCCCGTCTTCTCGACGCCCTCTGCAGCACCTACGTCGAACCAGACTGCACAAACCCAAccttcatcatcaacccGCCAGAATGCCTCTCCCCGCTCTCCAAATCCTTCACCCACCCCACCACAAACCAGCGCGTCGCCGCGCGCGGCGAACTCTTCATCGAAGGCCGCGAAATGGTGAATACTTACGAGGAGGAGAACTCGCCGTTCGAGCAGCGGCGGAAGTTCGAGGAGCAGGCGCGGTACAGTAAAGCCGCGGAGGCGGAAGGGGAGGGCGAGATCGATGAAACGTATTTGGAGACTATGGAGTGGGGGTTGCCGGCTACGGGAGGCTGGGGATGCGGTGTTGATAGGCTTGTTATGCTTTTTACGGGAGcgaagaggattggggatGTTTTGACGTTTGGGAATTTGAGGGTTGTTACTAGACGGCCTGGTGGTGCTGTGCCTGGTGGTGCTTCGGAGGCGTAG
- a CDS encoding alpha/beta hydrolase (COG:S;~EggNog:ENOG410PITQ;~InterPro:IPR029058;~MEROPS:MER0017246), whose product MMITLQNKIIYMPNIPPYSRSETIDDYAGQCRPVQWKDDSLVTGDGARISLAVGEIPKDEDTSKVENGGEDVVVLYFQGNASSLPPRLPYLSRVLRMADGDGMLSIANGLKKNITIVAVSYRGYWTSTGSPSQKGIEQDADAALSWVLERYFSRDSPRRRKLMIWGQSIGAGVATNLTANYLHDPHAFRAQSQPAPQDESVVLSGLILETPFTNMRDLLVAFYPQKWHPYRYLSPFVRSHWDSLQSTQRIAEAPADHKRPRIFMLEAGADEVVPAGNAEQLERHCRELGLDVERRVIRNALHSGVLAKRDGQVLVAQFLRDESGKIAVS is encoded by the exons ATGATGATCACCCTCCAGAACAAAATCATCTACATGCCGAATATACCGCCGTACTCGCGGTCGGAGACTATCGACGATTATGCGGGGCAGTGTCGGCCTGTGCAGTGGAAAGACGATTCGCTTGTTACGGGTGACGGGGCGAGGATTTCGTTGGCCGTAGGAGAAATCCCAAAAGATGAGGATACGAGTAAAGTGGAAAACGGAGGGGAGGATGTAGTGGTTTTATATTTCCAAGG CAACGCGTCTTCACTTCCACCGAGGTTACCATATCTCTCAAGAGTCTTGAGAATGGCAGATGGAGATGGCATGCTCAGTATTGCAAATGGGTTAAAGAAGAATATCACCATTGTGGCGGTCTCTTACCGCGGCTACTGGACATCAACTGGTAGCCCATCGCAGAAGGGGATTGAGCAAGATGCGGATGCTGCATTGTCATGGGTTCTGGAGAGATACTTTTCTCGTGATTCTCCGCGGCGTCGGAAACTTATGATATGGGGACAGAGTATCGGCGCGGGCGTAGCTACGAACCTTACAGCGAACTACCTACACGATCCACATGCATTTCGAGCACAGTCACAACCCGCGCCCCAGGATGAAAGCGTAGTACTCTCCGGCCTAATCCTCGAAACACCATTCACAAACATGCGCGATCTCCTCGTCGCCTTCTACCCCCAGAAATGGCATCCATATCGCTACCTAAGCCCATTCGTCCGCTCCCACTGGGACAGTCTCCAATCGACACAGCGCATCGCAGAAGCCCCAGCAGACCACAAACGACCTAGGATCTTCATGCTAGAAGCTGGTGCCGATGAAGTGGTCCCGGCGGGTAACGCAGAGCAGCTGGAGAGACATTGCAGAGAACTGGGGTTGGATGTAGAGCGCAGGGTTATTAGAAATGCGCTGCATTCAGGTGTCCTTGCGAAAAGGGATGGGCAGGTTTTGGTTGCGCAGTTTCTGAGAGATGAGTCGGGGAAGATAGCTGTATCGTGA
- a CDS encoding uncharacterized protein (COG:S;~EggNog:ENOG410PH7F;~InterPro:IPR027443) gives MGLNEVSQAQAVTVSLQELVDGTVSFDALTEAFGPSSLGIIIVKDLDTKFQQLRSEVLSNASSLAALPEDELESLTSPAAKYLVGWSRGKETLRSGHFDTLKGSYYINCAFYQNPTLQSAPADGFPDASEYTTDNIWPAAERLPRFRESVEELCRTIIDTAALVARACDRYAMAEIEGYQGGYLERVVRTSLTTKARLLHYYPSNDTNSGDETKDSEANDDDWCATHLDHGCLTGLTSAMFLDETLPPPLTELITSPDPRAGLYIRSRTDQIVKVNIPKDCLAFQTGEALQSITRGKFRAVPHFVKGARGEEGRIARNTLAVFTQPNLGEVVEVDSGKVFGEFAREVVERTY, from the exons ATGGGTTTAAATGAGGTATCCCAGGCCCAAGCGGTAACTGTGAGTCTTCAGGAACTGGTTGATG GCACCGTCTCCTTCGACGCTCTGACAGAAGCGTTCGGCCCCTCCTCACTAGGAATAATCATCGTCAAAGACCTCGATACCAAATTCCAACAACTGCGCTCCGAGGTACTTTCGAACGCATCCTCCCTCGCTGCTCTTCCTGAGGACGAACTAG AATCCCTCACCAGTCCAGCCGCGAAATACCTCGTCGGCTGGTCCCGCGGCAAAGAAACCCTCCGCTCCGGCCACTTCGACACGCTGAAGGGCTCCTACTACATCAACTGCGCCTTCTACCAAAACCCCACCCTGCAGTCCGCCCCCGCAGACGGCTTCCCTGATGCGTCCGAGTACACGACGGACAACATCTGGCCGGCTGCAGAGCGACTGCCACGGTTCCGGGAGAGCGTCGAGGAACTGTGTAGGACGATCATCGACACCGCGGCGCTGGTTGCTAGGGCTTGTGATCGGTATGCGATGGCGGAGATTGAGGGGTATCAGGGGGGTTATTTGGAGAGGGTTGTTAGGACGAGTTTGACGACAAAGGCGCGGCTGTTGCATTACTATCCTTCCAATGATACAAACAGCGGGGATGAAACTAAAGATAGCGAAGCCAACGACGACGACTGGTGCGCAACACACCTCGACCATGGCTGTCTTACAGGCCTCACATCAGCCATGTTCCTCGACGAAACCTTACCCCCACCCCTCACCGAACTCATAACCTCCCCAGACCCCCGCGCAGGCCTGTACATCCGCTCGCGAACAGACCAAATTGTCAAAGTCAACATCCCCAAGGACTGTCTTGCATTCCAGACAGGTGAGGCGTTGCAGTCGATTACGCGGGGGAAGTTTCGGGCTGTGCCGCATTTTGTCAAGGGGGCTAGAGGGGAAGAGGGGAGGATTGCGAGGAATACGCTGGCTGTGTTTACGCAGCCAAATTTGGGGGAGGTTGTGGAGGTGGATTCAGGTAAGGTGTTTGGGGAGTTTGCGAGGGAGGTCGTTGAGAGGACTTATTGA
- a CDS encoding uncharacterized protein (COG:S;~EggNog:ENOG410Q08Z;~InterPro:IPR031915,IPR038986,IPR018839;~PFAM:PF16761,PF10383;~go_component: GO:0070824 - SHREC complex [Evidence IEA];~go_process: GO:0006342 - chromatin silencing [Evidence IEA]), with amino-acid sequence MSAPESMSEEDENTIVIPIDRSFSDGDPALWPNDPKYKLCNDSTYREKLAVLWLKKMGAYEEGMNYSLDKLPEGYALLERPRIVNPDIYDRFLYGHPVGQYFQSTIQFFPHFYYLMTGGATLCKCALCERLQKQKARREAGMPLRGGRLPGSNSSRGSGTSPRGSSLASRGSGVASRGSGVASRGSGVASRGSGVASRGSGIASRGSGIASRGKLLARAGRIVRQPIRPVVDGEGQIDVYKLAIMELKENGRLDKKIKEKTSMDWRAERERLREYLEKLDLQPSYIPRAGEIVLWTCELDGELLWNSETYRVEIYSAEENRWFGVPEWRAGTIGQVPEDDIMLQDLVKTTPKGKAVNYSGFRIETFPDPNSSDKSYSLQSKYVPLRCIKPFNSFELFVQGMPRKELHPSIENALTVMSSFSLLDKYHVKGTWPNASIYCRGIFIGAELLIIGDAVRLKPKGYNPNSLQRASVTDVMVIDEIQMELINCEEDVKSSQLAEDYRVRISGKIYTTSSVRAQKEADVAKPIHGLSEQEISNTFQYTDMGGYGNWYHLYTGKTAKVSHDMILGRCYEPDAMRLLFGSLSMNHDLHGVIMAREYSRQADDRIPEGKQWFWGDFRTQTLAIDSLNGEDVGYYSEARDIKMWRANLKIIDGTACPADYREAKLPGEVGRPSAKSRSSFGEVRKTSSLVSTGLGATTDISNTVSSADEGVAREESSEEDFTVPIQYLHGGTEETEETEEGDYVLEKERKAKRSKR; translated from the exons ATGTCTGCTCCGGAATCAATGTccgaagaggatgaaaatACAATCGTGATCCCCATAGACCGGTCCTTCAGCGACGGCGACCCGGCACTATGGCCGAATGACCCCAAATATAAATTATGCAATGACAGCACTTATCGCGAGAAGCTTGCTGTGCTTtggttgaagaagatgggGGCTTATGAAGAAG GAATGAATTATAGTCTAGACAAACTCCCAGAAGGCTACGCCCTTCTTGAGAGACCTCGCATTGTCAATCCGGACATT TATGACAGGTTCCTTTACGGCCATCCGGTTGGGCAGTATTTCCAGTCGACGATTCAATTCTTCCCCCATTTCTACTATCTGATGACGGGAGGAGCTACCCTGTGTAAATGCGCACTTTGTGAGAGATTGCAGAAGCAGAAAGCTCGTCGAGAAG CGGGCATGCCACTTCGCGGTGGTCGACTACCAGGATCAAATTCCTCTCGAGGCTCGGGTACGAGCCCTCGGGGATCAAGTTTAGCTTCCCGTGGATCGGGTGTAGCCTCTCGAGGATCGGGTGTAGCCTCTCGAGGATCGGGTGTAGCCTCTCGAGGATCGGGTGTAGCCTCTCGAGGATCGGGTATAGCCTCTCGAGGATCGGGTATAGCCTCTCGGGGTAAGCTGCTTGCTAGAGCTGGTAGGATTGTAAGACAGCCGATCCGCCCTGTTGTTGATGGCGAAGGGCAAATCGACGTCTACAAGTTGGCTATTATGGAGCTCAAAGAGAATGGCCGGCTAGacaagaagatcaaggagAAGACCAGTATGGACTGGAGGGCTGAGAGAGAGAGACTCAGGGAATATCTCGAGAAGTTGGATCTGCAGCCTTCTTACATACCTCGGGCTGGTGAAATCGTTCTCTGGACATGTGAGCTTGATGGGGAACTACTGTGGAACTCAGAGACCTATCGCGTCGAAATATATTCTGCTGAGGAGAATAGATGGTTTGGGGTGCCGGAATGGCGAGCAGGAACCATTGGACAGGTTCCGGAAGATGATATCATGCTTCAAGACTTGGTCAAGACTACTCCGAAGGGAAAGGCAGTGAATTATTCGGGATTCCGCATCGAGACTTTTCCTGACCCTAACAGTAGCGATAAGAGCTACTCGTTGCAATCCAAATACGTTCCGCTACGGTGCATCAAGCCGTTTAATTCATTCGAGCTCTTTGTGCAGGGAATGCCACGCAAGGAGCTCCATCCATCCATTGAGAATGCCTTGACGGTCATGTCCTCATTCAGCTTGCTGGACAAGTACCATGTCAAAGGCACTTGGCCGAACGCATCTATATACTGCCGAGGGATCTTCATTGGCGCTGAGCTCTTAATTATCGGTGATGCCGTTCGACTGAAGCCAAAGGGTTACAACCCGAATAGCCTCCAGAGAGCAAGTGTGACAGACGTGATGGTCATTGACGAAATCCAAATGGAACTGATAAACTGCGAGGAAGACGTCAAATCCAGTCAGTTAGCAGAAGACTACCGCGTCCGCATCAGTGGTAAAATCTACACAACAAGCTCCGTCCGCGCACAAAAGGAAGCCGACGTCGCAAAACCTATCCACGGCTTATCCGAACAAGAAATCTCAAACACCTTCCAATACACCGACATGGGCGGCTACGGCAACTGGTACCATCTGTACACGGGCAAAACCGCCAAAGTCTCCCATGACATGATCCTCGGCCGCTGCTACGAACCCGACGCCATGCGTCTCCTCTTCGGCTCTCTCTCAATGAACCACGACTTGCACGGCGTGATTATGGCGCGGGAGTACTCAAGACAAGCCGACGACCGCATCCCTGAAGGCAAACAATGGTTCTGGGGCGACTTTCGCACGCAGACACTCGCCATCGACTCCCTCAACGGCGAGGACGTGGGCTACTACAGCGAAGCACGAGACATCAAGATGTGGCGCGCAAACCTCAAGATAATCGACGGCACAGCCTGTCCAGCAGATTACCGCGAAGCGAAACTCCCCGGCGAGGTAGGAAGGCCGTCTGCCAAGTCGCGGTCGAGCTTTGGAGAGGTTCGTAAGACTAGCTCATTAGTTAGTACGGGGTTGGGTGCTACGACTGATATAAGCAATACGGTTAGTTCTGCGGATGAAGGAGTTGCGCGTGAGGAGTCCTCGGAGGAGGATTTTACTGTTCCTATCCAGTATCTGCATGGTGGGACTGAGGAGACTGAGGAGACTGAGGAGGGGGATTATGTTCttgagaaagagaggaaggCGAAGCGGTCGAAACGTTGA